A portion of the Leucoraja erinacea ecotype New England chromosome 9, Leri_hhj_1, whole genome shotgun sequence genome contains these proteins:
- the bahd1 gene encoding bromo adjacent homology domain-containing 1 protein, which yields MSCLLMSYDMNCTDCNLTNLSGTAMGKMMLGHNGVRGSREYKDRVADAESKQEFRPKHRKTYPLRKRIHCQSGDIPSLGIAKDLEGMSVDGASPTQNITEPWDYQGNQDRLRVEGPEEERTQDIGKENDRTVAVAPRAAEPRPRRLASLNAEAVNNLLLEREDYPSSSRRCRRSTSCSVEYAGSKTGLPAKKQTGNLGGSSDGDVFTKGESGAALASHGCPSVSAERQTKKRMASLNAAAFLKLSNTKDGSASRRSRTDREGKPARGVGGTRLPISHPLAGQQCPQAKKGDLRNSVTAVPSPDAGTGGCEVSQRDESTNMGHHARRLPITVDLPCQCADKTKQYFRQFSMLMGDQAMTQPKYQTVEENRASGADFAQPFQSHSKLTLLDNFVSASDHYEFLPPDVCLASPVDDLYLHYDRNDLLPVGCNSPHGCSMCSASFSCCTPPDDEGTLLISQSTVPSGVPFSHAPCRDSLCFVGDTASVQCVGVSDYDFCRMLHPSLDQDVVGRTLNSNRTNCQNELGQKTDEYKSLEPLSVTTQVTGHPASPANPLSGCPVPTAPSAAETVPYIQRPGLDITSATRPHTLSMPKLTRECPQSSKPPSGSKSSRSSPAQQSKAGTGHSESKQQRISRRRGTNGWLPVGEPYEKPVYVVGEVQPLIRKCYPAVERDGEVVKVRDTVLLKSGPRKKSIPYVAKVSALWEDPTSGELMMSLYWYYRPEHIQGGRNPSIHCENEIFASRHQDENSVACIEEKCYVLTFSEYCRFCALAKWQEEGSPDHRPVVPPSEEYSTPSHRKVPENTDPDLVFICRHVYDFRHGRTLKNPQ from the exons ATGTCCTGCCTCTTGATGTCGTATGACATGAACTGCACTGATTGTAACTTGACCAACTTAAGCGGCACAGCCATGGGAAAGATGATGCTGGGACACAATGGAGTCCGAGGCAGCAGAGAATATAAAGATCGGGTTGCCGATGCTGAGAGCAAGCAAGAGTTTCGACCCAAGCATCGTAAAACGTACCCGCTCCGGAAGCGGATACACTGTCAATCTGGCGATATCCCTTCCCTGGGTATTGCCAAAGATCTGGAAGGAATGTCGGTTGATGGAGCAAGTCCTACACAGAATATCACGGAGCCCTGGGATTACCAGGGCAACCAGGACAGGCTGCGAGTGGAAGGGCCCGAGGAGGAGAGAACACAAGACATTGGCAAGGAGAATGACAGGACAGTGGCTGTGGCCCCTCGTGCTGCCGAGCCGCGGCCTCGAAGGTTGGCCAGCCTCAACGCGGAGGCCGTCAATAACCTGCTGCTGGAGCGCGAGGACTACCCGTCATCGAGCCGCCGATGCCGGAGAAGCACCAGCTGTAGTGTGGAGTATGCTGGGAGCAAGACTGGACTCCCAGCCAAAAAACAGACGGGTAACCTGGGCGGTTCGTCAGATGGCGACGTTTTTACCAAGGGCGAGAGCGGCGCTGCACTGGCCAGTCACGGCTGCCCTAGTGTGTCGGCTGAGCGGCAAACTAAAAAACGCATGGCCAGCCTCAATGCTGCTGCATTCCTCAAGCTGAGCAACACCAAGGACGGTTCAGCCAGCCGTCGCAGTCGGACAGACAGGGAGGGAAAACCAGCCAGGGGGGTCGGGGGGACCCGGCTGCCCATCTCTCACCCGCTGGCTGGGCAACAGTGCCCGCAGGCCAAGAAAGGTGACCTGAGAAATAGTGTCACAGCTGTACCATCGCCAGATGCTGGCACTGGAGGCTGTGAAGTGTCACAGAGAGATGAGTCGACCAACATGGGGCACCACGCCAGAAGGTTGCCTATTACCGTGGACCTTCCCTGTCAGTGTGCAGACAAGACCAAACAATACTTCCGTCAGTTCTCAATGCTCATGGGCGACCAAGCCATGACTCAGCCCAAGTACCAGACCGTGGAGGAGAACCGTGCCTCGGGTGCTGACTTTGCACAACCTTTCCAGTCACACTCTAAGTTGACTTTGCTGGATAATTTTGTGTCTGCTTCAGACCACTACGAGTTTCTGCCTCCTGATGTCTGTCTTGCTTCTCCAGTGGACGACCTCTACTTACACTATGATAGAAATGACCTGCTGCCCGTTGGATGCAATTCTCCACACGGCTGCTCCATGTGTTCAGCCAGTTTCTCCTGTTGTACCCCACCGGACGATGAAGGTACCCTCCTCATTTCGCAGAGCACTGTACCCTCGGGTGTCCCTTTTTCACATGCTCCATGCAGGGACTCCCTTTGCTTTGTGGGAGACACAGCCTCTGTACAGTGCGTGGGTGTTTCTGACTACGACTTTTGCAGAATGCTTCATCCATCACTGGACCAGGACGTGGTTGGAAGGACTTTAAACTCAAATCGGACCAACTGTCAGAACGAGCTGGGACAGAAAACAG ACGAGTACAAGTCCCTGGAGCCACTTAGTGTaaccacgcaagtcacgggtcaTCCAGCGTCACCAGCAAATCCTCTCTCGGGCTGCCCTGTCCCCACAGCCCCTTCTGCTGCTGAAACTGTCCCCTACATCCAGCGCCCTGGTTTGGACATAACCTCAGCCACAAGACCCCACACCTTGTCTATGCCGAAGCTGACCCGTGAGTGCCCTCAGAGCTCCAAACCACCCAGCGGTTCCAAGTCCAGCCGTTCTTCACCTGCCCAGCAGAGTAAAGCTGGCACAGGCCACTCGGAGAGTAAGCAGCAGAGAATCAGCAGGAGACGAGGCACGAATGGCTGGCTCCCCGTAGGAGAGCCCTACGAGAAACCCGTCTATGTTGTG GGTGAAGTGCAGCCCCTGATTCGCAAGTGCTATCCAGCAGTAGAAAGAGATGGAGAAGTGGTCAAGGTTCGGGACACCGTCTTATTGAAGTCGGGACCTAGGAAGAAGTCAATTCCATATGTTGCCAAGGTTTCTGCACTCTGGGAGGATCCTACATCAG GGGAACTCATGATGAGCCTTTACTGGTACTACAGGCCTGAGCACATCCAGGGGGGCAGAAACCCCAGCATTCACTGTGAG AATGAGATATTTGCATCCCGGCACCAAGATGAGAACAGTGTGGCCTGCATTGAGGAGAAATGCTATGTGCTGACATTCTCAGAGTACTGTAG ATTCTGTGCCTTGGCAAAATGGCAAGAGGAAGGGTCTCCTGATCACAGGCCAGTGGTTCCTCCTTCTGAAGAGTACTCCACACCTTCTCATCGCAAAGTTCCAGAGAACACGGATCCAGATCTAGTCTTCATTTGCAGACACGTTTATGACTTCCGTCATGGGCGAACTCTGAAAAACCCGCAATAG